CGGCACGCCATGTGACATAGAATAATTACACCATCTAGCCACCCGATGCAGGTGCAGTGTCAGTCAATGAAAAATTGGGCCCACGCACTGTCAGGTCAGCCGTTAGTGGTGTGGTAACTAATGGAAGGCACAGCTGAATGAAGCTTGTCCTCCTGCTGAAGGTCACCTTGCTTTCAGTGAGTGGTACAGAAAACTAAGACCAGGCCTGTTTCTGTCCCCAGGAGAGGTGAGGGCAGTATTTGCTTGAAAAGAGTGGAACCAGATGGCTGAAAAAGTTCAAATATTTCACTACAGGGAGCTGAGTGCTGCTTTTGTGTGCACCAGCAGCCTTCAGTGGAATTCCCCAGATCTCTGGATTTGCACTAGGATCAAAATAAAGCCTGTTAGCTTCTGCTGCTGTGGGGGTTTGTTTTTCTGACCttgcagatgtaatttttttagGCTTCACGAGAGTCCAGAAGAAGAGCCGCACGTCCTGCTGGAGTATGACAGCAGCGTGATGGATGCCATACAAAAACATCTGAAATTGTACAAGATCCGGAGGAAAGTAAACATTGCCCCTTGCCTTGACCTTTCTTTGTGGGCTGTCATCCCTGGGGAGCGGGCTGGAGACATCGCCAGTTCCCTCGCTAAATGTGTAGACCAGGCTCTGATTTTAACGCCTGACCCCAGAACAGAAGTCATGGGCTGGAGACTGATTACAAAGAAAGGAGCAAATCTATCGGAGATTATCCCTGGGAGTCATATTGGAAATATTCAGGATTACCACAGGCACAGGTATAAACAAGGTAAAGCCAAGTTCTGTTTTAACACTGTGTCACTGGATTTTTgggaaatttatttatttatgtatcaTCACAGTTTCATCTTATTATCAGAGTCCATATGCTGATATAAGACAGCGGAATAAATTATAAAAGCTGCATTGGTATGTCTCAATGTGTTTAACTTGTTAATAAGTTGCTACTTTGAGAATAAAAGTGATCTGGTAGTTATAATTCTGCCTTGTGGCAGAATCAGTATTTCCGTACAGTCTCCTACTACTAAGATTATGGAGCGGTGGGTCAGGAACactaacagcaaaagaaaaagaggattatTCATTTTCTTAGAGGGAAACTTCTATGGTTTGAGTCATTTTGATTATTTAGGGATTACACAATCTGTGTGTTTGCCTTGTtgctaaggaaagaaaaggaagcaccCTAACGTACTTTCCTAAAAATGTATGACTGGATTCGCAGAGGTAACTCAGAGGCCAAGGGGCAGGTGTTTGATGGGAGCCCCCGTGCTTGCACAGAGCTCCCACTGATTTTAGCGTGCCCACGCAGACAGTGGATTCAATTAATTGGCAGACTGATAGATGATGGTTCTCTGCTTAAACCTGAGTCCATCTGGTTTGGAAAAGGAAGCTGTTAATGGGTCAGACTGAGCTGGACTGCGGGGATGTGCCACCTCCCTGAAACACCAGCATTTATCTTactgtgctgctgcagaagtcTGGGTCCAATGCTCTGCTTcaaaaaaagactatttttgtGTCATCGGTCACAAAAGGAATAACTACTTATGCAGACATTCAGCATTTGGGCTTTAACAGAGACAGTTTTCCAGCTTACATTCTTTAGCTTTGAAGGAAATAACTCATATTGACATTAAGGTCTACTTGTGGGGTGTGGGTGAGGAGGATTTTGCCATTGGCATTACGTGTACGTTGATGCCCTCGTATGGGAGTCTGCATCATTCTGGGTGCTTTGAATTTCCACCGGTGTGCTTGTGAGGTGCTGTAAGCTTCATGAAATTAGGTTCTAGTGCAGTTCTCTGTCTACCCTTAAGAGTAAACATCATTTATGGCTAATGGTTTCTCTCAGGTCCAAACCGGAGTACTGGGAAGTTCATTATTTCACACTGGTTCTTATGCGTTCTCTTGGTTTTACAACTCACAGAGGAGGCATGTTCCAGAAATCTTAAATACTGAAGATCTTACCACATTTACTTACCAAAGATCTTGGTTTTACTTTTCTCCTAGGAATTCCCGAAGGTGTGAAGGATCTGCCTCCTGGAGTAGCCCTCCCACTGGAATCCAACCTGGCCTACATGAATGGCATCAGCTTCACCAAAGGCTGTTACATCGGACAGGAGCTGACAGCCAGGACCCACCACATGGGTGTCATTCGCAAACGTCTGCTGCCAGTCCACTTCTCAGCTCCTCTTCCCAAGGACAGCATTCCCGAGGGTGCCGAGATCTTAACTGAATCAGGAAAATCAGCCGGCAAGTTCCGGGCCGGAGGAGGTGAACTCGGTATAGCTTTGCTGAAGTTAGCTAATATAAATGAACCGCTCTGCCTAAATATAGCGGGTGATAAAGTGAAGCTCACTGCGAGTATACCCGAGTGGTGGCCAAAAACTGCTAGTAAATAAATGAGGAACCACCACTTGCACATTTGCCTTATTGAGAATATATTTTGTGTGATACGTTTGGGAAGGCGACTCTGCCTTCAGCTGTTGTTTGTGGTGTTTGATGTGGCGGGGGCATTACAGGTTTCTTCAAATCAGGACTAAGCAGGAACCCAAACCAGCGGCAGTCGCTGAGGATAATCTCCTAAGTGTTGTGGAGAGTTCcgtgcagggcaggcagggaagcGCACCTTTTTTTGAGGGTGCCCTGTATTTATTTAGGGGGTGCCACGTGTCTTTTGCTGAATTTTCAGTCCAGCGCTCGCTGAATCACACGTGCTCTGAGGTGTGTGTTCAGACTGGAGCAAGCAATGGGAGCAGGAGTTTGGCCGTTGTATGCGCTGATGTTTCTGTTCAGAATAACCATTCTGTGGTATtagaatgtggggttttttttaatgggggGCATGCCGCTCTCACCTTGCATAAGGTAAATAATCAGGCTAAAGCGTTCACTGCAAATTGCTCCTTGCGTTGAGCTTCTTCTTAAACTTGCTGactgggtgggttttttcccaccaCCCTAACTGCTAATTGTGTTCAGGAAAAGGAATACCTTGTGCTCCACATTCCAGACCTTGATTTTAATAAGTCATCCCTGGTGGGAGAGCTCTCAGACATCCCGCTCCCCTGCTTCGGCGCCGgcagagggagcacagccagcagctgccagctcctccGCTGCTCCTGACCTCGGTCCTGCACGCTTCCTTCACTCAAACAactgtttcagagaagaaagtagTATTTCACAGAAACAAGGTGCACTGGTGTGTGCCCTGGCATGACTATTGTACTGGTGTGCTGGTGCCTGGCAGAAAATCTCTTACTAGAAGCACATGCCCTCCGGTTGCCAACAACAGTGGAGGGGTGGATATTTTTTGGCATcaacatttttgctttgtcaCCTTGTAGAAAAATCCACCCCACTTCCCTGAAGCCTTCGGCAGGGGTTACTTCAATCCCTCCACAAAAGGGGCTGCGTGTCCCCGTCTTTGACCTTTGCTCCTTCCCTCAGCAGGAAGCTGCACTCCCTGGAGAAGGGGTTAATGCCACGCTTGCTTCTGGCTGAGCCTGGTGTTCCCTGGGGAGGATTTTCACCACATTTGCCCCGAGGGAGGATTTTCACCACAGTCCTGTCTCTGGCTGCTTCACCATGACACTTGTTCTGAGCGAGCTCTGAGAGCGCTCTCTGTACCCCTCTACAAAAACCTGTCCCTGCTACCATCTCTAGCTGAGGTTTTCTCCATCCACCATCCCCTGGGGGTTTTCAGAGCAGGCCAGTACTTCAGGGTTTCTTTGCTACTTTTTTctggctcctgctgctcttctgtcTTCGCTTTTTCTTGCTCCTACAGTTCCTCTTTGCCCTCCCAAAGCCAACCAGCTCTATGCCTCCTAACCCTGTCAACCTGCAGTAATTTACAGGAGCCCTGTGTATTTTTGTAGCACAGTAAACCGATGGCACGCCCGCTCTTGGAATGGCGCGTGTGCGGAAGGGCAGGATGAGAGGTGAGATCCCATGCAGACCAAAGAAAAACCTCTTGCATGCATATTTGTGACAAAAACCGTCCAAAGCACATTCTGCCACTGTGTCGCTGTTACTGTGAAAGGAATTTATCTGTGAAAAATTCTCATATTGGTTAAAATTCTTTATGCTTGCTGtaaaatgagtttgtggaatttCTCATTAAAAGTTTATTGTATCAGTAATTTAAATGGGACTTGTCTGAAAGAGAAGAGATGCTACCTTTGATTTACCTTGTGCGAAGGTTACTTTTTCGGGTTGCTTGCTGACAAGAAACGTCTTGCACTGTTTGTCACCCCTTTGTCGGGTTTGAGATTGTTAACAAAgtctttctgctggaaaaataaaCGAAACTGCAGTGCTTCACCCTTTCTGGGTCCTCCGAATGCGACAAAGGCAAGACTGTGCTGCCCGTGTTGATGCTGCTTTGCCAGAAGCAGCTTTTCCTCTCTGCCACCTATTGTGCAAAGTCTCCTCAGTATAGTTGTATTGTACTGGTATGCACGCAGCCTGAATAAACACTGCATTTTTTCTGTTAGGGGAAGCCCTGCATCTCTCTTTTCTGGTGGACACACATTTCCTTTATCTCTTTAATTTGTTTGAAAGGCCTTTCTGTTGCTAACAGCTGCAGGTTACAAATGTGGGTGGTTAGACACAAAATAAGGTGGTACTAAAAATAAAGAGGTGCTAGATCACTTCTGGAGAAAATATGTGGCAGAAATTGGAGAGGACTGCCCTAATCCCTGTTagttatccttttattttttattctccctCACAGCCTGCTCCATCATTTTTAGCCTGGATGAGGCTGGAAGGCCGGGCTATTGGCTGTGTTGGTAAGAGGTTGATGTTGCAGGGGCGTTTGCCTCGCTGGAGATCCATGACAGAGCAAATCTCCTTCAGGCACGGTGAGGCGGAGTGAAGCAGAGGAGGCACTCCACCGCCGACTGATGCCACCGCAGAGCCAGCCAAAAAGGGGCAAATGACCACCCACCTGTGCGTCACATCAGCCGAAGTGTCCCCACCGGCACTTTTAACAACCGATttctgcagggaggaggaaatgTTGAGAAATAAAACACCAGCACCAGGCCCACACAGCGCCTCTGCTGCCCCGGGAAGGAAACGGAGACATTTTTATGGTGCTTTTCTGTCAGGTTTTTGTGATTTCCTCAGCACGGGATAAACATGGCGACTGAGGGTGGGGCTGTCAGATCACCTGCCCAGGTGTTTATCGCAGACTAAATACAGCTGGAACACGAGGACCCCGCTCTCTGAGGGGCCAACCCTTTCCCGCTCCCCTTACTCTGAGTGTTCCCCCGCGCTGCCTCAGTTCCCCCCGCCATGGCGGTTCCTCCCCGCGCCGGCCGTTGACCGCCCGCTCCCGCCTTTCCCGCTCCCGCCTCGGCTGGCgcgcggggcgcggcgcgcgCGGGGCGCGGGAAGgacggcgcgggggggcggccccTCACGGCGGGAGGCGAGAGGCAGGATAAGATGGTGGCGGGTAACGCCCCTCCTCCGGCCCTTCGGCCTGATGGGGCTGCCTGGGCAGAGGTGAGGCGTCAgcgctgccgccccgccgccggcgatGGGGGGACCGGGGGTCCCGGAGCTGAGGGGgtgagcggggtgggggggaggcggTGAGGCGCTTCGCTCCTGTGAGGGGAGGAACCGGCCTCCGCCCGGCGAGGAGCGGCGGCGGAGCTGCAGCGGGTCCGGCGGGTCCCTCCGGGAGAAGGGGAGCCCTGTGGTTGCTGGTACAGCAGAGCCATGTCAATAAAGGACGTAGCTGCGAAGGTACAAGGCTCTCTTCCACTTGCCTGTCATACGCACCGTGTCAGAGGTGTGTGCGCGCTCGGAGCGCTGTTGACACACTAAAACCGAGTGATTCTTCTGTTACCTCTCCGTGCAGAAACGAGCGGTGAAGTACGCAAGTGTTACAGCCCGAAATCCCAGTGGGGTAAGGCAGGATTCACTTTCTGAGGCTGCAGAGGGCAATACATTGGAATGTTTGGTTTCAGGAAAAAggagttgttcttttttttttttttttcactgttacaGTTTTTACATTTCCTGTCATAGTAAAAAGCCAAAAAAGTTGTCTTGGTGAGGTGAGTGGTCCAGAAGAATGACTGCTAATACTTAAGCCTACCGTATAAACAGATGTTATTAAAATCCCTGCGATCTGCTATTTTAAATGTATCATTACTCAGACGAAGTCACTGCTGTGGCTAGGTTGACTCTAGGAGGTTGTCTGTGGGCATCTTCACACTGAGTCACTTGAAGTTAGCGAGTTTAAAAAGTCCTGACAGAGATTTGTAGCTTTATTAATATTTCGAGTACGTTTGCCCACTGTTAACACATTGCTGAAATCTTCAGGAGGTATCAGAATCCTGCACAGCTGAGAGTCACCGGTATGATTTGTTACTCACAGAACCTGTGGTGCTCCTACTTTTCCAGCAGGCTTGTGTTCTCCAGCGTTTTCAGAGCAGGGGAATTTGGCACCTTTTGTCCCCTTGTTCACAGCCATTGCTGCTGAAGCCACGCTCTGTTTATCTGGTTCTGCACAGGCACTGGGGTATCTTGCACGTTACTTTGAGAGGAGGGTGTAGCTACTACTACTTCTAGCTACTTTATTGTCGGGAGCACAGTTTGTGCTGGGTGGTAGCAAAGAGACATGCCGCATTTTGGCTTCAAACTGTTCTCCCGACTGTTTGCCtgtgcagtgttttgcttttaCACAGACTGTGAGCCCTTCAGAAAAGGCTGTCTTGTTTTTTCAGTATCACACTGTTCTCAAGCTACTGGAAATAATTTATGCCTGTTTTTGTGGATTTCATGTCtggattttttctctttttcctctgtcttgcCCAGGCCAAGCTAGCGTGAAATTCTGCTGTCGGACTTCATTTGAAGCTGTTGGGGTCTACTCATATCACTAAAACTAGGGCACGTACTTTAGTACTGTGTTGGCATAACCCTGGAAACGTTTGggctttctctgttttctttaatccCGGGTGAGAGCATAAGTtcagatttttgattttttttttttctgaaacactttcATTCCTTGTGTCCTATCGGCAGCACTGGTGCAAATATGCTGTTCCAAAATCCTAAATGTGGAAACGGTATAACAGCTTCCTGTGTCATGTTTATATGTGTTGTCATTGCAAATTGTGCTTACATCAGACAGTTAGAGACGCCGGAGAACAGTCACCGTCTCTGAATGCCATGACAGATTTGTGGAGAGAAACTGGAGGGAGAATAGCAATAATGTAAACAAGGGCTGAGCTTTTTAGGGAGGGGTGGCCTCACTTCCTATTAACTGCTGTGTCAGAGAAGCTGTATGGAATACACTGAATATTTGGGGAAGGTTATGTGCTGCGTTGCACTCGGTGGTGTATTTCAGCACTTACTGCTGAAAGCACTGCCACTGTGATAGCAAAAGCTTTGCAGAACAAGGCACAGTTTACGTAACTCAGTGAAAATGCCTTGGGAACAGCAGAAAAATTTTGAAGTTGTTGGgtatttcccccctcccttttaaGATCTTTTCTTTGTAGTCTGCCTGCATTAAGTTGTTGAAGAACTTAAGACTAAATGGTTTCCTGATTTCTGCTGTAACACTTCTAGCTGTCACAGGAGTTTTCTCCTATTCTGTAAAATGAATTTTGGGACAATTTTATTGTACAGTGTGAACAACATATCTTTAGGTTTAACTCAGATGACTTAAATATTATGTCAAAGGGCAgattgagggttttttaaaaacttagaaTTTTTTAGcactgtgctttttctttttttcccagtctcaAGACTTTGTAATAATAGTTGGCTGACAATGAACTACACTTCCTAGCAACTGAACTGTATTATATTATACCtggcttttttcttgttttctttaaaaagaggaaaatggcTCAGTTCCATTGTCTCCAGATTTCTTAATTTGCTGAAATTatatttcttcattctttctgtaGCATTAAAAATATGGTGATGTGAGGGAAGGATTAAGGTCCTGTCTAAGTTAAGGCAAAGAGTTGTGGGAAAACAATGACTTTATTGAGGAAAAAATGTGTAAAAGGTGATAAAAATGTAACTGTCTGAGATATTTGACTAAAAGTGGGGAGAAGGTAAGTCAGGTGCAGCACTTTAGCATGAAATAAAGCctttaaataaaataacctttatttttaatttttgttatggGAAACACAGAGCTTGATTTGTTCACTCTGTGCAAGTCTTTCATAGTTGCTTAGCTGAGGCGATCCAAATGAGAGCTTTCAGTGGGGAGAGAGGTACAAAAGTGGCAGGTGCACTGTCACCGCTGacaaaaaacattaatttcaatGAATTACTTTTTCATGTGGAGATACCAAACCCCCAGAAGTACAAGAGACAATGAGCTTGTCATGAGAACTCTTGTACTGTTAAATACGATGTTGTTATGTTGTACGTATATTGTAGCAGTTAAAATTTCCTCGCTGGGTCGTGCTTCCTGATTACCACTTAAATGGTTTTGGAAGTATGGGGTCACCTGAGAATAATTGCTTGGAGATGACTTCTTGCGTGGGAAGGAAGCGAAGGTCCATTTCAAAACCTCctacatgcttttcttctttcccatctGAGAAGCGTTTCCTGGCTAAATAAAGCAGTTCAGCTGTATTTCCCAGGCAGCCCTGTAAGTCTCTGTGTGAAGGAGACGGTTCCTAAGGCTCGCAGTTGCAGTCCTGCATCCCGTACCTCGTAGCTATTGCACAACAGAGGAAAGACTACAATTCCCATAGTACTTCCACATACTGGTACTCCAGTGACATCAGACATTACATGGCTGAGACTGGTTGTAAAGCAAGACGACCAAAAATGTAAGCTTGGTGTTTCTTTCACTTCTGTAGCAGGGCCTTTGGCAGTGTGAAATCTTTGCTTCCTAGGGGAGGATTTCAGTTGCTGCAGAGGTATTTGAAAGGGTGTGTATCTGAAGAAAACATGAGGTGACATTTAAGGGCAAGCAATTTGTACTGTTTCTTGTGGTGTTGGTGCAGCTTAGAGACTCT
The DNA window shown above is from Strix aluco isolate bStrAlu1 chromosome 1, bStrAlu1.hap1, whole genome shotgun sequence and carries:
- the IBA57 gene encoding putative transferase CAF17, mitochondrial, with the protein product MLVRAGAAAAAIPALPGLRRLWRGAGSGTAACFPLGRALLGVRGADAALFLQGLLTNDVTRLVAGGAAPSAEALPRALYAHALNVQGRCLYDVILYRLHESPEEEPHVLLEYDSSVMDAIQKHLKLYKIRRKVNIAPCLDLSLWAVIPGERAGDIASSLAKCVDQALILTPDPRTEVMGWRLITKKGANLSEIIPGSHIGNIQDYHRHRYKQGIPEGVKDLPPGVALPLESNLAYMNGISFTKGCYIGQELTARTHHMGVIRKRLLPVHFSAPLPKDSIPEGAEILTESGKSAGKFRAGGGELGIALLKLANINEPLCLNIAGDKVKLTASIPEWWPKTASK